The Henckelia pumila isolate YLH828 chromosome 2, ASM3356847v2, whole genome shotgun sequence genome includes a window with the following:
- the LOC140878662 gene encoding uncharacterized protein yields MHRGCCQLAYAAPTDSLDEYVRMGEITALDCLVNFCQCVIDVFGVRYLRRPNDADTQRLLQMHEDKHDFPRIRIYRLVDMTCFFGVVGSRNDINVLNESPLFNAVLQGNAPNVHFTVKGTNYTKGYYLTDGIYPEWAAFVKSFPCPEDPKRKKFKERQESARKDVERAFGVLQARWAIIRGPARSYYKNNLWNIMNTCIILHNKIIEDEGDEYVNWSDEDTPPPAQIVVGSTQ; encoded by the exons ATGCACAGAGGCTGTTGTCAATTGGCATATGCAGCTCCGACCGATTCTCTCGATGAGTACGTACGGATGGGTGAAATAACTGCATTGGACTGCTTGGTCAACTTCTGTCAATGCGTGATTGATGTGTTTGGGGTGCGATATTTGAGAAGACCCAATGATGCAGACACTCAACGATTACTTCAAATGCATGAAGATAAGCACGACTTCCCTAGAAT TCGCATCTACAGACTTGTGGATATGACATGCTTTTTTGGCGTTGTAGGATCACGTAATGATATAAATGTTCTTAACGAATCACCGTTGTTCAACGCCGTCCTACAAGGAAATGCTCCAAATGTTCATTTCACAGTGAAAGGGACAAATTATACAAAAGGATATTATCTTACAGATGGAATCTACCCAGAATGGGCTGCTTTCGTCAAGAGCTTTCCATGCCCAGAGGATCCCAAGAGAAAGAAATTCAAGGAGAGACAAGAGTCTGCAAGAAAGGACGTTGAACGGGCATTTGGAGTGCTCCAAGCACGTTGGGCAATAATTAGAGGTCCTGCAAGATCTTATTACAAGAATAATTTATGGAATATCATGAATACATGTATTATTTTGCACAACAAGATTATTGAAGATGAAGGAGATGAATATGTCAACTGGTCGGATGAAGACACTCCTCCACCAGCACAAATTGTCGTAGGATCTACCCAATAA
- the LOC140881549 gene encoding dnaJ protein ERDJ3B-like: MAHPRSKLLLLFCFLSCHLIAIVAKNYYEILEVSKSASDEQIKRAYRRLALKYHPDKNQGNEEANKKFAEINNAYEVLSDGDKRGIYDRYGEEGLKQHAASGGRGGGMNIQDIFSSFFGGGPMEEEEKVVKGDDVTVDLDATLEDLYMGGTLKVWRVKNVLKPAPGKRRCNCRNEVYHKQIGPGMFQQMTEQVCEQCPNVKYEREGDFITVDIEKGMQHGQEVLFYEDGEPIIDGEPGDLKFRIRTATHDRFRREGNDLHTTVTITLVQALVGFEKTIKHLDEHLVDLSSKGITTPKEVKKFKGEGMPLHFSNKKGDLYVKFEVLFPTSLTEDQKTKIKEILG, encoded by the exons ATGGCGCATCCAAGATCAAAATTATTGCTCCTCTTCTGCTTTTTATCTTGTCATCTGATCGCCATTGTCGC gaAGAATTATTATGAAATTCTAGAAGTTTCCAAAAGCGCGTCGGATGAGCAAATCAAGCGTGCTTATAGAAGGCTTGCCTTGAAGTATCACCCAGATAAAAATCAAGGAAACGAAGAGGCAAACAAGAAATTCGCTGAAATCAATAATG CATATGAAGTGCTATCTGATGGTGACAAAAGAGGTATATATGATAGATATGGCGAAGAGGGTCTCAAACAACATGCTGCTAGTGGGGGTAGAGGAGGAGGAATGAATATTCAAGATATTTTTAGCTC GTTTTTTGGTGGAGGTCCCATGGAAGAGGAGGAGAAAGTTGTGAAAGGAGATGATGTAACTGTTGATTTGGATGCAACACTTGAAGATCTGTACATGGGGGGCACCTTGAAG GTTTGGAGGGTGAAAAATGTGCTAAAACCAGCCCCTGGGAAGAGACGCTGCAACTGTAGAAATGAGGTTTATCACAAGCAAATTGGTCCAGGGATGTTCCAGCAGATGACTGAGCAG GTCTGCGAGCAATGCCCAAATGTGAAGTATGAAAGAGAGGGTGATTTTATCACAGTGGATATTGAGAAAGGAATGCAGCATGGACAA GAAGTGTTGTTTTATGAGGATGGGGAGCCAATAATTGATGGTGAACCTGGAGATCTTAAG TTTCGAATCCGTACAGCAACCCACGATCGCTTCAGAAGGGAAGGCAATGATCTACACACGACAGTCACCATTACTTTG GTGCAAGCACTTGTTGGTTTTGAGAAAACCATTAAACACCTCGACGAACATTTAGTGGACCTTAGCTCCAAG GGTATCACGACTCCCAAGGAAGTAAAGAAGTTTAAGGGCGAGGGGATGCCGTTGCATTTTAGCAACAAGAAGGGCGATCTATATGTCAAGTTTGAGGTTCTTTTTCCCACTTCATTGACAGAGGACCAAAAGACAAAGATCAAGGAAATTCTTGGTTAG
- the LOC140881808 gene encoding phospholipase A1 PLIP2, chloroplastic-like encodes MDVLCLKAGIHAVATAPNGEHRLSSMPLEKPSFSAPPRRNPGWVFTFRHPLRSLWPDRKHRYEPAIAVDDAVSVDENEEIDEAGTEEQDENWVLKILRVKSLFREEDKYDDLVYDIGRKMEKDNESRHEFREKCGEETDDECDLCAVDDDEKIEFDRESFTKLLRKVSLAEARLYAKMSYLGSLAYSIPQIKPENLLNNIGLRFLTSSIEKKEQALEAEKERVPSEDQQEQVTAADETRDAHGNEIEQAEGGEAMLNGNLRRVSAAYHIAASAALYLHSHTRSLLRFNSSKSMSSEKLAEEMSAGTVGLDAINQDMASLIATTDSVTAVVAAKEEVKQAVADDLNSTRSSPCEWFMCDDDQSATRYFVIQGSESLASWQANLLFEPVQFEGLDVLVHRGIYEAAKGIYEQMLPEIRAHLESRGDRAKFRFTGHSLGGSLSLLVNLMLLIRGEAPRSSLLPVITFGTPSIMCGGDRLLRNLGLPRNHVRSITMHRDIVPRAFSCHYPNHVAEFLKAVNGKFRNHPCLNKQKLLYAPMGEFFILQPDEKFSPSHDLLPSGSGLYVFTDVSKADVSKAEKQILAAQSVFLNSPHPLEILSDRSAYGSEGTIQRDHDMNSYLKSIRQFIRQELIRMRKAKREHRPKFWWPVVVRHGINPGIIISRSVNLVGQVQFNISGIVQSSTESLKRFGTLMRSKHMHMLVVLLLPTTQR; translated from the exons ATGGATGTTTTGTGTTTGAAGGCAGGGATTCATGCAGTGGCGACTGCGCCAAATGGGGAACACCGACTTAGCTCCATGCCCCTTGAGAAGCCGTCTTTTTCAGCGCCGCCTCGGAGGAATCCGGGATGGGTTTTTACTTTCCGGCACCCGCTGAGATCTCTCTGGCCCGATCGTAAACACAGGTATGAGCCGGCAATCGCGGTGGACGACGCCGTTTCGGTTGATGAAAACGAAGAAATCGACGAGGCGGGTACGGAAGAGCAGGATGAGAATTGGGTTCTCAAGATTTTGCGTGTGAAGTCCCTTTTTAGGGAGGAAGATAAATATGATGATCTGGTTTATGATATTGGAAGAAAGATGGAGAAAGACAATGAAAGCCGACATGAATTCAGAGAGAAATGCGGGGAAGAGACTGATGATGAGTGTGATTTATGTGCTGTTGACGACGATGAAAAGATCGAGTTTGATAGAGAATCTTTCACCAAGCTGCTTCGTAAGGTGTCGCTGGCGGAAGCTAGATTATATGCTAAGATGTCTTATTTGGGGAGCCTGGCTTATTCCATTCCTCAGATTAAG CCTGAGAATCTCCTCAATAACATTGGATTGCGGTTCTTGACTTCATCTATTGAGAAAAAAGAGCAAGCATTGGAAGCTGAGAAAGAGAGAGTACCATCTGAAGACCAACAAGAGCAAGTGACAGCAGCAGATGAAACTCGTGATGCACATGGAAATGAAATCGAGCAGGCAGAAGGAGGAGAGGCAATGCTAAATGGAAACCTTAGAAGGGTATCTGCTGCGTATCATATTGCTGCTTCTGCTGCTTTGTATTTGCATTCTCATACGAGGAGCCTTCTTCGATTTAATTCTTCCAAGTCCATGTCAAGTGAAAAATTGGCTGAAGAAATGAGTGCGGGAACTGTCGGTCTTGATGCGATCAATCAGGACATGGCCTCGTTAATTGCAACCACTGATTCGGTGACTGCGGTTGTTGCAGCAAAGGAGGAGGTAAAGCAAGCTGTGGCAGATGATTTGAATTCAACTCGCTCATCGCCCTGTGAGTGGTTTATGTGTGATGATGATCAGAGTGCAACTCGGTATTTTGTCATACAG GGATCCGAGTCGCTGGCTTCATGGCAGGCCAATTTGCTTTTTGAGCCCGTTCAGTTTGAG GGACTTGATGTGCTAGTTCATAGAGGTATTTATGAGGCAGCGAAAGGCATATATGAGCAGATGTTGCCTGAAATTCGGGCACACCTTGAATCTCGAGGTGATCGTGCTAAATTCCGTTTCACGGGTCACTCTCTAGGTGGGAGTTTATCTTTGCTTGTAAATCTCATGTTGCTGATAAGGGGTGAAGCACCCCGTTCATCATTACTCCCGGTTATAACTTTCGGGACTCCATCGATCATGTGTGGAGGGGACCGCCTTCTCCGCAACCTTGGATTGCCTCGAAATCATGTTCGTTCAATCACCATGCACAGGGATATTGTCCCCCGAGCTTTCTCTTGCCATTATCCTAACCATGTCGCTGAATTTCTCAAGGCCGTAAATGGGAAGTTCCGCAATCATCCATGTCTTAATAAACAG AAGCTGCTATATGCTCCAATGGGAGAATTTTTTATTCTTCAACCTGACGAAAAGTTCTCTCCAAGCCACGATCTTCTTCCTTCAGGCAGTGGTCTATATGTCTTCACAGATGTCTCGAAAGCAGATGTCTCGAAAGCAGAGAAGCAAATTCTCGCCGCACAGTCGGTGTTCCTAAACTCCCCACACCCTCTCGAGATATTAAGTGACCGTTCCGCGTATGGCTCGGAAGGAACCATCCAAAGAGACCACGATATGAACTCCTACCTGAAATCCATTCGACAGTTCATTCGACAAGAGCTTATCCGAATGAGGAAAGCTAAGAGAGAGCACCGGCCGAAATTCTGGTGGCCGGTGGTGGTACGACATGGGATTAACCCCGGAATCATCATAAGTAGGTCGGTTAACTTGGTGGGACAAGTCCAATTCAATATATCTGGCATTGTACAGAGCAGCACAGAGTCTTTGAAACGATTCGGCACGCTGATGAGATCGAAGCACATGCATATGCTTGTGGTGCTCTTGCTTCCCACGACCCAAAGATAG